The genomic DNA GTGTaaaattgttgttttattaACTGTTTGTTTATTTTGCACCCCCATAATTGTGTTCTGTTTGTGTATGTGCTggtgagataaaaaaaatgttaaaaaatttcatttttgtaaaattaatagTGTCTCCTTTCATatagaaagttttttttttaaaccccACTTCAACTCTTCTCAATGATAATAGTGTGTCTTTTCAGTtcagtgtttttttttttcaatctgataaatttgactaattactttttttatacaGAATACATGGGcaataattatgtaaatatcttatttaacaaaaaaaatttatttttatcttgtaAAAAcacttcaaataataattaaaatctacTCTTCAAAACTTCAAATAAATGTCGCTCtttagtaattaaattttacagaAGGAaataacatgaaaaataaaataagaaaataaataataaaaggaCAAGGATTCAAATTTCCCGGCATTACAGTTATTGAGAGATTTCCCTTTGACCTAAAAAAACCAGAAACTGTTTTGCTGTCGAGAAGGAGAAGGGAGAAGATAATAATGGCTCCGAAGTTGAGGACAAAAGGAGCGGAGAAACTGAAGGAAGAAGGTAACATTTACTTCCAGAAATGTAGATACGCAGCCGCCATTCACGCTTATACAGAGGTACGCTTAGATTTCAgcaagttaaatatatatgttttcttCTTTGGCTTGAGATTTGTGACTATGATTTTCAGGCAATTGTTTTGTGCCCTAATGTTCCTGTTTACTGGACGAACCGTGCCTTATGTCATCGGAAGCAGAAGTAATGTATTTGTTAGCTTGTTGTTAACGTTAGACATCAATTTTCATTTGTGTTGTGTATTCTTTGGGCAGTGACTGGATGAAAGTTGAGGAGGATTGCAGGAGAGCCATCCAACTTGATCATGCTTCTGTGAAGGTTTGACTTGTTTGCATGCAATGCTATGGATTAAACCGATTTGGTTTTGTTTTTTGACCTAGTTCATAATGAACATAACAACAGGGACATTACATGCTAGGACTTGCATTGCTACAGACGCAGCAGTATGCTGAAGGAATCAAGAAATTGGAAAAGGTAATTAGCTGCTGCTGCTGCCTTATTGATTTGCTTGTGATGTTGATGTGATTAAGAATTTGTTTGATACAGGCTCTAGAGTTAGGGACGGGTGGAAATCCTACAAGCTATATTGTCGAGGAGATAAGAAAGGAGCTTTCGAAAGCGAAATACCTTGAATGGGAGCACGAATCTGCCAACCGTTTGTGGGAGCTGCAAACCTTAAAGTATGCCTTCTTAAACTATATCTTGAATGTGGACAATGATGGAGAATGTTGTTGATGGAATGATTTTATTCAGAGAATGCTGTGAATTGGCTCTTAAGGAGAGATACTTGCGAGAAGATAATGCTTTTGGAAAAGCTGAAAAGGAACAGCTGGAGGCTCTAGGAAAAGTATTCAATGGTGCAGCCAAAGTCGACATGCCCACAGAGGTGATTGTTTCTTGCTgattgatgatgttgatgatattattgataatgtggttcaatttcattttaaacAGGTGCCAGATTACCTATGTTGCAAAATAACGCTAGAACTATTTCGCGATCCTGTTATAAGTCCAAGTGGAGTTACATATGAGAGGGATATCATCCTTGACCATCTTCAAAAGGTTCCATCCATCTATTCTTGATgtctttttgtttgttttgattaaGGATGATTAATgactaactaactaactaacaaAGTAGGTGGGTATGTTTGATCCCATGACAAGGGAACCGCTGAGTGAGTACCAGTTGGTCTCAAATTTAGCCATAAAAGAAGCTGTTGAAGCATTTCTAGACAAGCACCCCTGGGCGTATAGGTTCTCATGAATCATGATCATCAATTGAAGATTTCAATAATATGAAGAACAATTCGATCATTGTTTTTGTTGTGTGATTCAATATAGAAAAAACAGTATTGCAAAATAATGCTTTTGTTCAATGAaatcatcttctttctttctcttgaGTTCAATTGATTTTACAAATTTCTGTTTTGTACAAATTAATAGCTAACTAACTCTAACTGgtagttaatatttattaatttatttgaaatcataTAAATACAAATCAGACCCTATCTCtatcaaatttgaaatattttaaatggttttattttgtttttatatctGTTAATTTATTTCACAATATCTTGCAATTTAACCAATGGAATGAATTGAAAACTTGTCAAGTCTCAGTTCTACATGTTGTCTAAGATTTTTTAAACTTGTCAAGGTGAAATTGAAGTCAATTATAGACAACATTTAGAACATTGAGCAAAATCAAAGCTGAAATCAGATCAGAAAACGAAAATAAACAGATTGTTTTGACAATTTGATGAATTCCATGATTATGCTTTGAATTCATTGATTCATTGAACATGACTTGATGTGATGATTGCAATGTATGCTTTCTTCAGTTAAGTTGATTACCATGAGTATGGTCAGGTGATCAAATTGAATTGATGAAATTATGTTTGAGTTGCATGTTCAAGTGCTTCGAATTGATGACTCTAGTTCAATGATTGCGATAAATGTGCTTAACATGTTTAACTTTATTTCAATGATGATTATTTGGTTTTCATGATGATTGAATCTGTTATGCTTTGATGAGTTGACTCACTGATGATTTATTTGCCTCCTATATCCATTGAATATTCTTGATTGGTGTTATTGATTATCATTGCTCTTAATACTTTACCTTACTTATGGTAATTACCTTCTAAGCCTTGGATGAATCCTCTGAGCCTTAGGTTCAATATGATTGAATAGTGCATTTAGGACTTCATATGATTAGATGATTTAAGATGAACTTTAAGTGTTACATTTTCCTAAGTGTTACATTTTCCTACAAAACTTCGAGGAACATGTCGTATGAGAAGCCTTAAGAAGACCTCCATTCAATTATCTcccatttttacatttatttatgattttttattctttaattaattctaaaaattataaaacacaaaaatatattatttctaaccaaaacaaaaaataattttgaattaaggTTGTAACGActagttttctctctctttattttttaatttaaattttagagtTGCCACCTAATTTTTTGAATACTACGTTgtcataattgttttttttgcaGTGTGAATTTTATCGACTATTTTAAACATCTGAACCTCCCAAAAGGCCTTTACAAATTAGTTTGAGATATGTCGGATGTTCAAAAAGAGGCTATAAAAGCCATTGGTTTCGGCTCACTACTATTCTTGGGTATCTCAAAATGTGCGTATCACTGGAAAATTTCGATTCTAGAAAGAGTGTTTTTATACTAAACAACGGAGAATTGTTAAAAATCGACAAGAATGATGTTTAGTGCGTGTCGAGCCTCTCCCGAGGTGACGTCGAAATAATAGGGTTCATTGGGAAGAATTCTAATGATAAACCAAAGTACCTCCAAAGGAGAAGATATGAAATCAGAGGGGCTCCTGGACTCTATCCATGACggagagaattttaaaaaacacaaatGCGTGTGACGACTTCAAACGCGATTTTGTTGTATACTTTGGTTAAATCATAATTAGTGTCAAAAAGCTGTGATTTTAGCCGAATTGTGATTGAAGAGAAGTTGTTTACTTGCATTTTGGATTTTGAGTTGtctaaaaaaaaactagataCGACGTATACAACAAAATCACGTTTGAAGTCGTCATCCGCGTTTGCTAAAATTATATTCGTCATGGAGAGCGTTGCTTGCACCTCTAATTTCATTCATAACTCATCTTCTTCTCCAAGTCTTGAGAATTTTTATGTACTCTAACCCATCATCAGAGTTCTGCCCAATGGACTTTATTATTTAGACGTCGCATCAGGTAGGTTCAACACGCACTAAACATTCTCTTCGTCGATTTTCAACAATTCAACGTTTCTCAGTATAGCTTCAAAATTTTTGCAAAAGGTTACGGGATATTTGGAAAGGGCATCTTAAAATACCAATG from Impatiens glandulifera chromosome 9, dImpGla2.1, whole genome shotgun sequence includes the following:
- the LOC124916621 gene encoding E3 ubiquitin-protein ligase CHIP translates to MAPKLRTKGAEKLKEEGNIYFQKCRYAAAIHAYTEAIVLCPNVPVYWTNRALCHRKQNDWMKVEEDCRRAIQLDHASVKGHYMLGLALLQTQQYAEGIKKLEKALELGTGGNPTSYIVEEIRKELSKAKYLEWEHESANRLWELQTLKECCELALKERYLREDNAFGKAEKEQLEALGKVFNGAAKVDMPTEVPDYLCCKITLELFRDPVISPSGVTYERDIILDHLQKVGMFDPMTREPLSEYQLVSNLAIKEAVEAFLDKHPWAYRFS